The following are from one region of the Myxococcales bacterium genome:
- a CDS encoding AbrB/MazE/SpoVT family DNA-binding domain-containing protein yields MAKRLQAIGNSSGIIIDRPILDMLGITSETELEVKTDGKSLIITPLDDAKRRSRLKAIQARTLKKHAGTFRKLAK; encoded by the coding sequence ATGGCGAAGCGATTGCAGGCGATCGGGAATAGCTCCGGAATCATTATCGACCGGCCAATTCTCGACATGCTCGGAATCACCTCAGAAACCGAACTCGAGGTGAAAACGGACGGCAAGAGTCTGATAATCACTCCGCTGGATGACGCGAAGAGGCGGAGCAGGTTGAAGGCGATTCAGGCAAGGACCCTTAAGAAGCACGCCGGGACGTTTCGGAAGCTGGCCAAGTAG
- a CDS encoding IS110 family transposase, which produces MLRSNLVNGSTGASIEAGHLELERGPVVSALLEYDSFVLFPVRRDGLAKYRQTFTPSRAKDDPSDALLAADFVLRHPERFFPLQPEMRQLRRLVQDRRQLVQDRTRLTNRLTWHLKAYHPLVLSLFRDKFTDVFLDFVERWPILQALKRARPETLRTFFREGNLRHSAIIEKRLQAIAEARPLTQDSAVIEPAILMVRGLIGQLREVNKAIQSFDDTIEATCAKLPDSAIFKQLPGAGAALAPRLLAAFGENRERFPNAASMQKYAGVAPVTERSGQKSWVHWRFICSTFLRQSFVEWVGETIPRSFWAKAFYERHKAKGVSHKRHHSCPGLQVDPHPLALLARPRLVRRIHLPRGPQEAGVTPPEVCCRILSLILAVRLRAWVGQRTRGGMHRTC; this is translated from the coding sequence GTGTTGCGTTCCAATTTGGTGAATGGCTCGACAGGGGCGAGCATCGAGGCGGGACATCTCGAGCTCGAACGGGGCCCGGTGGTGTCCGCCCTCCTCGAGTACGACAGCTTCGTGCTGTTCCCGGTGAGGCGAGATGGCCTCGCCAAGTACCGCCAGACTTTCACGCCTTCCCGGGCGAAGGACGACCCCTCCGATGCCCTCCTCGCTGCCGACTTCGTCCTGCGGCACCCCGAGCGGTTCTTCCCCCTGCAGCCGGAGATGCGTCAGCTCCGCCGCCTCGTGCAGGATAGACGCCAGCTGGTGCAGGACCGCACCCGCCTGACCAACCGCCTCACGTGGCATCTCAAAGCCTACCATCCCTTGGTTTTGAGCCTCTTTCGAGACAAGTTCACGGATGTCTTCTTGGACTTCGTCGAACGGTGGCCAATCCTCCAGGCACTCAAGAGGGCGCGCCCAGAGACCCTCAGGACCTTTTTCCGTGAGGGCAACCTCCGCCATTCCGCCATCATCGAAAAGCGCCTCCAGGCCATCGCAGAGGCCCGCCCCCTCACGCAGGACTCTGCCGTCATCGAGCCGGCCATCTTGATGGTCAGGGGCCTCATCGGCCAGCTCCGTGAGGTGAACAAGGCCATCCAAAGCTTCGACGACACCATCGAGGCCACGTGCGCCAAACTCCCCGATTCCGCCATCTTCAAGCAGCTCCCCGGCGCTGGCGCCGCTCTGGCCCCGCGTCTGCTCGCAGCCTTCGGAGAGAACCGAGAGCGCTTCCCCAACGCGGCTTCGATGCAAAAGTATGCCGGCGTCGCCCCGGTCACCGAACGCAGCGGCCAGAAGAGCTGGGTGCATTGGCGCTTCATCTGCTCCACCTTCCTCCGCCAGAGCTTCGTCGAGTGGGTCGGCGAGACCATCCCCAGGTCCTTCTGGGCAAAAGCCTTTTACGAGCGCCACAAAGCCAAGGGCGTCTCCCACAAACGCCACCATTCGTGCCCTGGCCTTCAAGTGGATCCGCATCCTCTGGCGCTGTTGGCACGACCGCGTCTCGTACGACGAATCCACCTACCTCGAGGCCCTCAAGAGGCGGGGGTCACCCCTCCTGAAGTTTGCTGCCGAATCCTCTCCCTAATCCTTGCGGTCCGCCTCAGGGCGTGGGTTGGCCAGCGCACCCGGGGAGGCATGCACAGAACCTGTTGA
- the cysS gene encoding cysteine--tRNA ligase yields the protein MNIRLFNTLTSQKELLTPLEPGRFRMYVCGPTVYDLSHLGHARCYVVYDVLARHLRARGLEVTYVRNVTDIDDKILNRARDKGEDPLELAQRMTEAYHADMAALGNLPPDREPRVSEHLDEIRALISRLIEAKMAYVSGGDVYYDVPAFKSYGKLSHRKVEDLEAGASGRTDEEEAARKRHPHDFALWKGASEGELSWPSPWGPGRPGWHIECSAMSMKHLGDSFDLHGGGLDLVFPHHENEIAQSEGATGCTMARLWMHNGFVQVNKEKMSKSLGNFFGCRDVFAKVEAEAVRLGMFTVHYRSPLNLDWTQDETGKVTGFPLFEEAERRLEYLYETQLRLASLPEKRLGGKAETPPADLAAFTERLADSLDDDLNMPVALAHMIDFLRAVNELCDRALGKGGQVPKAWVDLAQAGFAALDRHLGIGAQVPEALLLRVRDRRAHARGLDPAWVEGRITARTQARAAKDFALSDQLRDELAAQGVKLFDGTSGTTWKLG from the coding sequence ATGAACATTCGCCTCTTCAATACGCTCACCAGCCAAAAAGAGCTCCTCACGCCCCTCGAACCGGGGCGGTTTCGCATGTACGTGTGCGGGCCGACGGTCTACGACCTCTCTCACCTCGGCCACGCCCGGTGCTACGTGGTGTACGACGTCCTGGCCCGCCACCTGCGCGCGCGGGGGCTCGAGGTCACCTACGTCCGCAACGTCACCGACATCGACGACAAGATCCTCAACCGGGCGCGGGACAAAGGCGAAGATCCCCTGGAGTTGGCCCAGCGCATGACCGAGGCCTACCACGCCGACATGGCGGCGCTCGGGAATCTGCCGCCGGATCGTGAGCCGCGGGTCAGCGAGCACCTCGATGAGATTCGCGCGCTCATCAGCCGCCTCATCGAGGCCAAAATGGCCTACGTCTCGGGCGGCGACGTGTACTACGACGTGCCCGCGTTCAAGAGCTACGGCAAGCTGTCCCACCGCAAAGTGGAGGATCTGGAAGCGGGCGCCAGCGGGCGCACCGACGAAGAAGAAGCCGCGCGCAAACGCCATCCGCACGATTTTGCGCTGTGGAAGGGGGCGAGCGAGGGCGAGCTCAGCTGGCCAAGCCCCTGGGGTCCCGGTCGGCCCGGCTGGCACATCGAGTGCTCGGCGATGAGCATGAAGCACCTGGGCGATTCCTTCGATTTGCACGGTGGGGGCCTGGATCTCGTCTTTCCTCATCATGAAAACGAGATTGCGCAAAGCGAGGGCGCCACCGGCTGCACCATGGCGCGCCTGTGGATGCACAACGGCTTCGTCCAGGTGAACAAAGAGAAGATGTCGAAGAGCCTCGGCAACTTCTTTGGTTGCCGCGACGTGTTCGCGAAGGTCGAAGCCGAAGCGGTCCGCTTGGGCATGTTCACGGTGCACTACCGTTCACCGCTCAACCTCGATTGGACCCAAGACGAGACCGGCAAGGTCACGGGCTTTCCGCTCTTCGAGGAGGCCGAGCGGCGGCTCGAGTACCTCTACGAGACCCAGCTGCGCCTGGCCTCGCTCCCGGAAAAGCGCCTGGGTGGCAAGGCCGAAACGCCGCCCGCCGATCTCGCGGCGTTCACGGAGCGGCTCGCCGACAGCCTCGACGACGACCTCAACATGCCCGTGGCCCTGGCGCACATGATCGACTTCCTGCGCGCCGTGAACGAGCTGTGTGATCGGGCCCTCGGCAAAGGGGGCCAGGTGCCGAAGGCCTGGGTGGATCTGGCCCAGGCTGGCTTCGCGGCGCTCGACCGCCACCTGGGCATCGGCGCCCAGGTGCCCGAGGCGCTGCTGCTGCGCGTACGCGATCGGCGGGCTCACGCCCGGGGGCTGGATCCGGCCTGGGTCGAGGGGCGCATCACGGCGCGCACGCAGGCCCGCGCAGCCAAGGACTTTGCGCTCTCAGATCAGCTCCGCGACGAGCTGGCCGCCCAGGGCGTAAAGCTCTTCGACGGCACGAGCGGCACCACGTGGAAGCTGGGCTGA
- a CDS encoding helix-turn-helix domain-containing protein translates to MRKTKRTALEKKGWKVGNAEEFLELTPEEARYVELKLHLSDSLRGRRERRGLTQTDLAKMIRSSQSRVAKMETGDPSVSLDLLVRSLLALGASKKELAKAIAA, encoded by the coding sequence ATGCGTAAGACAAAGCGAACTGCACTCGAAAAGAAGGGCTGGAAGGTCGGCAATGCCGAGGAATTTTTGGAGCTGACGCCAGAAGAGGCACGCTACGTGGAGCTGAAGCTTCACCTCAGCGATTCCCTCAGGGGTCGACGAGAGCGCCGTGGACTTACGCAAACTGATCTGGCCAAGATGATTCGGTCGAGCCAGTCGCGGGTGGCCAAGATGGAGACTGGAGATCCGTCAGTGTCGTTGGACCTATTGGTTCGGTCACTCCTCGCACTCGGCGCATCGAAGAAGGAACTGGCAAAAGCGATCGCAGCGTGA
- a CDS encoding HIT family protein has product MAFLTIFPNTPGCTVVIPREHTPSYFVEANPATLAGLMDFSKQVASVLDAAFDDVGRTALVFEGYGVDHLHAKLFPMHGTPKPGEPWRQIKSDINAWSDTYKGYISSHDCNTCSDDELDRVHAHILARKATLPSARGDTGPKTT; this is encoded by the coding sequence ATGGCGTTTCTCACGATCTTTCCGAATACGCCCGGTTGCACGGTGGTGATTCCTCGTGAGCACACGCCGAGCTACTTCGTGGAGGCCAATCCTGCGACCCTCGCGGGGTTGATGGACTTCTCGAAGCAGGTCGCAAGCGTGCTCGACGCAGCATTCGATGACGTAGGTCGCACGGCCCTGGTTTTCGAGGGGTACGGGGTAGATCATCTACACGCGAAGCTCTTTCCGATGCACGGCACGCCGAAGCCGGGTGAACCATGGCGGCAGATCAAGTCGGACATCAATGCGTGGAGCGACACCTACAAGGGTTACATCTCGAGTCACGACTGCAACACCTGCAGTGACGACGAGCTAGACCGGGTTCATGCGCATATCCTGGCCCGCAAGGCGACGCTGCCGAGCGCTCGTGGCGATACGGGGCCGAAGACGACCTGA
- a CDS encoding AbrB/MazE/SpoVT family DNA-binding domain-containing protein translates to MVLAKSKVTAQGQISVPAEIRRVLGVGPGAVLEWNEENGRIIVTRVRQHSSEEIHAALFPSGTKRRSTEELKEGIRKNVRARYARR, encoded by the coding sequence ATGGTGCTCGCAAAGTCGAAAGTTACCGCACAGGGTCAGATCTCAGTTCCAGCCGAGATCAGACGCGTGCTTGGCGTTGGACCTGGAGCGGTTCTCGAGTGGAACGAGGAGAACGGGAGGATCATTGTTACGCGGGTGAGGCAGCACAGTTCGGAAGAAATCCACGCGGCGCTTTTTCCGAGCGGCACGAAGAGGAGAAGCACGGAGGAACTCAAGGAAGGGATCAGGAAAAATGTCAGGGCCCGCTATGCGCGCCGTTGA
- a CDS encoding type II toxin-antitoxin system RelE/ParE family toxin, which translates to MPVIGPRCHELRIVDRDCTWRLVYRTDSDAIIFAEVFKKKTNQTPKSAIETAQRRLREYDDA; encoded by the coding sequence ATGCCGGTGATCGGGCCGAGGTGTCATGAGCTACGAATCGTCGACAGGGACTGTACATGGAGGCTCGTCTATCGAACCGATTCAGACGCCATAATATTTGCTGAGGTCTTTAAGAAGAAAACCAATCAAACGCCGAAGAGCGCGATCGAAACCGCGCAACGACGGCTGAGGGAGTATGACGATGCGTAA
- a CDS encoding PIN domain-containing protein, whose amino-acid sequence MVIVVDTSVLVAAWRSRQGASFALVSQIGLGKFEVAVSVPLALEYESALLRNLAPGKLTPGDVRIFVDFICSVAQRQDIFFLWRPMLRDPNDDMVAEVAVAAACNAIITHNTRDFAGLDRFQITVQTPQEFIRTLGDKR is encoded by the coding sequence GTGGTGATTGTTGTTGATACATCCGTACTTGTCGCTGCCTGGCGGTCAAGACAAGGTGCGTCGTTTGCGCTGGTGTCTCAGATTGGTTTGGGGAAGTTTGAAGTGGCGGTTTCGGTTCCGTTGGCTTTGGAATACGAATCAGCACTGCTTCGAAATCTGGCGCCCGGTAAGTTAACGCCCGGAGACGTCCGCATCTTTGTCGACTTTATTTGCAGCGTTGCACAGAGACAGGACATTTTCTTTTTGTGGCGACCGATGTTGCGAGATCCCAACGATGACATGGTAGCGGAAGTCGCAGTGGCCGCTGCGTGTAATGCGATCATTACCCACAACACCCGTGACTTTGCCGGATTGGACCGCTTCCAAATCACGGTACAGACTCCTCAGGAGTTCATTAGAACGTTAGGGGACAAAAGATGA
- the mepA gene encoding penicillin-insensitive murein endopeptidase yields the protein MEAGLRVAALALSLGSASAAPGVSTDRFPADPVPWSRVRVPTTGPAQVYGGTSAGCLTGAQALPEHDPTYQVTRPHRRRTFGHPDLVRYVRKLSRQVAKAKLGPLMVGDLSQPRGGPAPTGHASHQTGLDVDIWYVTPPEARRRALSEAERNRFEAAAVVDLATKRATSAWHPSLARVLALAAAAPEVDRIFVHARVKQLICDSVPTDRAWLAKLRPWWGHHDHFHVRLRCPTDSPHCEPQPPLGSEPGCDKLSWWISDESRAALERRKEARAKAEPTLPAACRDVLGPAPEAPVPEAPHR from the coding sequence GTGGAAGCTGGGCTGAGGGTCGCGGCGCTCGCTCTGTCTTTGGGCAGCGCCTCGGCAGCGCCCGGGGTCTCGACCGACCGCTTTCCTGCGGACCCCGTGCCCTGGAGCCGGGTGCGCGTGCCCACGACGGGCCCGGCGCAGGTCTATGGCGGCACCAGTGCAGGGTGCCTGACGGGGGCACAGGCGTTGCCCGAACACGACCCCACCTACCAGGTGACGCGTCCCCACCGCAGGCGTACGTTCGGCCACCCGGACCTGGTTCGTTACGTCCGCAAACTGAGCCGTCAGGTGGCCAAGGCCAAGCTGGGTCCGCTCATGGTCGGCGACTTGTCGCAGCCCCGCGGAGGGCCCGCGCCAACGGGCCACGCCAGCCACCAGACGGGTCTCGACGTGGACATCTGGTACGTCACGCCACCCGAGGCGCGCCGGCGCGCCCTCAGCGAAGCCGAGCGCAACCGCTTCGAGGCCGCGGCGGTCGTGGATCTCGCCACGAAGCGGGCCACGTCGGCCTGGCATCCGTCCCTCGCACGGGTGCTCGCGCTGGCGGCGGCAGCCCCCGAGGTGGATCGGATCTTCGTGCACGCGCGGGTCAAACAGCTCATCTGCGACAGCGTGCCCACGGATCGGGCCTGGTTGGCCAAGCTTCGTCCGTGGTGGGGGCACCACGACCACTTCCATGTGCGCCTGCGCTGCCCCACGGACAGCCCGCACTGCGAGCCTCAGCCCCCGCTTGGGTCCGAGCCCGGCTGCGACAAGCTCTCGTGGTGGATCTCTGACGAGAGCCGCGCGGCCCTCGAGCGGCGCAAGGAAGCCAGGGCAAAGGCCGAGCCCACGTTACCGGCCGCTTGTCGCGACGTTTTGGGTCCGGCGCCCGAAGCTCCGGTGCCCGAGGCCCCGCACCGTTGA
- a CDS encoding helix-turn-helix domain-containing protein, which yields MKGPVTLGDALSAIRESEEMSLSEFAAILEVSRSHLCDLEQGRRAVSPGRAARFAKALKQHEAQFVRLALQDQVHAAGLKLKVEVHAA from the coding sequence ATGAAGGGCCCAGTGACGTTGGGAGACGCTCTGTCGGCCATTCGAGAGTCCGAGGAGATGAGCCTTTCGGAGTTCGCAGCGATTTTGGAGGTTTCGCGCTCGCACCTTTGCGACCTGGAGCAAGGGCGTAGAGCCGTCAGCCCCGGGCGAGCAGCACGCTTCGCGAAGGCGTTGAAGCAACATGAAGCTCAGTTTGTACGACTTGCGCTGCAGGACCAAGTGCATGCAGCGGGGCTCAAACTGAAGGTCGAAGTCCATGCGGCGTGA
- a CDS encoding nucleotidyltransferase produces MKIPDDWREFIGLMNSHGVDYLLVGGHAVGFHGHPRLTGDIDFFVRPTAENAAALARVLEEFGFEKTDELRKEFAKPDKIVQLGRPPFRIDLLTSISGVNFADAEAECMAAVLDGVAIRVIGKEALLTNKRTSGRPKDLVDVAELEKVDRVKGR; encoded by the coding sequence TTGAAGATTCCGGACGATTGGCGCGAGTTTATCGGGTTGATGAACTCTCACGGCGTTGATTACCTGCTGGTCGGCGGCCATGCAGTCGGGTTTCACGGGCATCCTCGCCTAACGGGAGACATCGATTTTTTCGTCCGACCGACCGCAGAGAACGCTGCTGCTCTGGCAAGAGTTCTCGAAGAGTTCGGCTTTGAGAAGACGGATGAACTCCGAAAGGAGTTCGCGAAGCCGGACAAAATTGTGCAGCTCGGGCGCCCACCTTTCCGCATCGATTTGCTGACGTCGATCTCCGGCGTTAATTTCGCCGATGCTGAAGCCGAATGTATGGCGGCTGTGCTCGACGGTGTCGCCATTCGGGTGATCGGTAAAGAGGCGCTACTGACCAACAAGCGCACATCGGGCCGTCCCAAAGACCTGGTTGATGTCGCGGAGCTGGAGAAGGTGGATCGCGTAAAGGGGCGTTAG
- a CDS encoding zeta toxin family protein — protein MGAGRIDAILIAGANGAGKTTFARQFLHVRYPEATFLNADEIQRERHEFAHPFVAGRELLRRLSHLEFLRRSFAIESTLASRMYARRILKWKSLGYRTQLHFIELPSADLALKRVAARVAAGGHDVPAEDVVRRFQQGIALFGSEYSHLVHRCYLWKSDERGLTLAQRRENP, from the coding sequence ATGGGCGCAGGGAGAATAGACGCCATCCTGATCGCGGGTGCGAACGGCGCCGGGAAAACGACCTTCGCTAGGCAGTTCCTGCACGTCCGTTATCCCGAGGCGACTTTCCTAAACGCAGACGAAATCCAAAGGGAGCGCCACGAGTTCGCCCATCCGTTCGTGGCGGGCCGAGAGCTGCTGCGTCGCTTGTCGCATCTAGAGTTCTTGCGGAGAAGCTTCGCGATCGAATCGACGCTGGCCTCGCGGATGTATGCCCGGAGGATCTTAAAGTGGAAGAGCCTCGGATATCGCACGCAGCTCCACTTCATCGAGCTGCCATCGGCGGATCTTGCCTTGAAGCGTGTGGCCGCCAGAGTCGCCGCGGGTGGTCATGATGTCCCGGCGGAAGATGTCGTGAGGCGATTTCAGCAGGGAATCGCGCTGTTCGGCAGCGAATACTCGCACTTGGTCCATCGGTGCTATCTTTGGAAAAGTGACGAGCGAGGCCTAACTCTTGCACAACGACGCGAAAACCCCTGA
- a CDS encoding glutathione S-transferase N-terminal domain-containing protein, producing MSPPEPVRLFGSYTSPFVRRIRIVCLELGVPFSMVDTMTPEGQADLRQRSPIWKVPAAEINGQLVLDSHVISDVLLARYGGQGPLASLALDDIEGRNAVSVIDGALDALINVFYLAKDGVTPEQVPYLEKQRARAASALSWLDARVHEPFVTSKQALGLPEVALGTALGWMRFRNAYPIGTHPRLMRCLEALEARPSFLSTAPG from the coding sequence ATGTCGCCACCCGAACCGGTTCGCCTCTTTGGCTCGTATACGTCCCCTTTCGTGCGCCGTATCCGGATCGTGTGCCTGGAGCTGGGCGTTCCCTTTTCCATGGTCGATACCATGACCCCCGAGGGACAGGCTGATTTGCGGCAGCGCAGCCCCATTTGGAAGGTTCCTGCGGCGGAGATCAACGGCCAGCTGGTGCTGGACTCCCACGTCATCTCGGACGTGTTGCTCGCGCGGTACGGAGGCCAGGGCCCCCTGGCTTCCTTGGCCCTGGACGATATCGAAGGTCGTAACGCCGTGAGCGTGATCGACGGTGCGCTGGATGCGCTCATCAACGTCTTCTATCTTGCCAAGGATGGGGTCACACCCGAGCAGGTGCCCTATCTCGAAAAACAAAGGGCCCGTGCGGCCAGCGCGCTTTCATGGTTGGACGCGCGGGTGCATGAGCCCTTCGTGACCTCGAAGCAGGCATTGGGGCTGCCCGAGGTGGCGCTGGGCACGGCGCTCGGCTGGATGCGTTTTCGCAACGCCTACCCCATCGGCACGCACCCGCGGCTGATGCGTTGCCTGGAGGCGCTGGAGGCGCGGCCGAGTTTCCTGTCGACCGCGCCCGGCTGA
- a CDS encoding type II toxin-antitoxin system VapC family toxin, giving the protein MRAVDTNVLVRLFTRDDEKQAASADDFIQGGAWVSHLVLLETSWVLTSVYDVTSKQLMAALEMLLQHESLVIQDADVVSSALGLFKENPSLGFSDYLVLEVARKAGHLPLGTFDKQLGKVDGAHRL; this is encoded by the coding sequence ATGCGCGCCGTTGATACCAATGTCCTGGTCCGCCTGTTTACGAGGGACGACGAAAAACAGGCGGCCTCTGCTGATGACTTCATACAAGGAGGAGCTTGGGTCTCCCATCTGGTGTTGCTTGAGACGAGTTGGGTGCTCACCAGCGTGTATGACGTGACATCGAAGCAGCTCATGGCGGCGCTGGAGATGCTACTGCAGCATGAGAGCTTGGTGATCCAGGACGCAGATGTTGTCTCTTCGGCACTCGGCCTGTTCAAGGAGAATCCATCGCTCGGCTTCTCAGATTATCTTGTTCTTGAGGTAGCGCGGAAGGCCGGTCACCTGCCACTAGGGACGTTTGACAAGCAGTTGGGGAAAGTCGATGGAGCGCATCGACTTTAA
- a CDS encoding ATP-binding protein, which yields MTTAHLVVGLPCSGKSVYAAALQKETGAVLFTLDHWLIEAFGRQPLGEAGHPEHVCRVLKVRRLILNVACQVLARGLDVILDDGFFLRKHRRQVITEVNGCGGAAKIHHLNPPLEVILDRLAKRNDFLPEHNFYIEDALFMRFAALFEAPTDGEGAQLLIANAGGNRDP from the coding sequence TTGACGACCGCCCATTTAGTCGTGGGATTGCCCTGTTCAGGCAAAAGCGTTTATGCGGCAGCTCTTCAGAAGGAAACTGGCGCCGTTTTGTTCACGCTTGATCACTGGTTGATTGAAGCCTTCGGTCGTCAGCCCCTAGGCGAGGCTGGGCATCCCGAACATGTATGCCGCGTGCTGAAGGTTCGAAGACTGATCTTGAACGTGGCTTGCCAGGTACTCGCGCGAGGGCTTGACGTAATCCTAGACGATGGCTTCTTCCTTCGTAAGCATCGACGCCAAGTGATCACCGAGGTCAACGGTTGTGGAGGCGCCGCCAAAATTCACCATCTTAACCCACCGCTGGAAGTTATTTTAGATCGACTAGCGAAGCGCAATGACTTCCTTCCGGAACACAATTTCTACATTGAAGATGCGCTGTTCATGAGGTTTGCCGCGCTCTTTGAAGCGCCGACCGATGGCGAAGGAGCGCAGCTATTGATAGCCAACGCCGGCGGTAATCGGGACCCTTGA
- a CDS encoding AAA family ATPase codes for MNTQWLSHFRLSDPPFSKEISDVNLWVPSSRKAVLEDLVEACSDRGHVMLTGEPGVGKTCVLRALRRRLPDAGFRLTYCHNATLGRRDFYRQLCLALGLSPKATAAAVFFEVSSHVQQLGQDRVHPVFLLDESQLLHQDVLDHLHILANYEWDSKALLSLVMVGLPELSDRMSLRRNRSLFSRIHTRLTLAEAAPEDTAEYVAYRLERTGGRQDAFTSDALALLHEASGGRLRDIDRICTGALKRAARKGLKRVDPGIIEQASKD; via the coding sequence ATGAACACCCAATGGCTTTCCCACTTCCGCCTTTCCGACCCACCCTTTTCCAAGGAGATCTCCGACGTAAACCTGTGGGTGCCATCCTCGCGGAAGGCCGTGCTGGAGGATCTGGTGGAGGCCTGCAGCGACCGCGGGCACGTGATGCTCACGGGCGAGCCTGGCGTGGGCAAGACCTGCGTGCTGCGTGCTCTGAGGCGCCGTCTTCCAGACGCAGGCTTCCGCCTGACGTACTGCCACAACGCCACCCTCGGCCGGCGTGACTTCTATCGGCAGCTTTGTCTCGCGCTCGGCCTGTCGCCGAAGGCAACCGCGGCAGCCGTCTTCTTTGAGGTGTCGAGCCACGTGCAGCAGCTCGGACAAGATCGCGTACATCCCGTCTTCCTGCTCGACGAGAGCCAACTCCTTCACCAAGATGTCTTGGATCACCTGCACATCCTCGCCAACTACGAATGGGACTCAAAGGCACTCCTGTCCCTCGTCATGGTGGGACTGCCAGAGCTGAGTGATCGCATGAGCCTGCGCCGCAATAGGTCGCTTTTCTCACGCATCCACACGCGCCTTACCCTTGCCGAAGCAGCGCCCGAGGACACCGCCGAGTACGTGGCCTATCGGCTCGAGCGGACGGGTGGCAGGCAAGACGCCTTCACCAGCGACGCCCTAGCCCTACTGCACGAGGCCTCTGGCGGCCGCCTCCGCGACATCGACCGCATCTGCACTGGAGCGCTCAAAAGGGCGGCACGCAAGGGTCTGAAACGGGTGGACCCAGGAATCATTGAACAGGCCTCAAAGGATTAA
- a CDS encoding type II toxin-antitoxin system HicB family antitoxin yields the protein MSTLSLRLPESIHQKLGEVAEKEGVSINQLINSAVAEKLSALLTEKYLSERASRGDRKAFESVLAKIPNAPAAPGDELPTTLSKVGKRQLANQVLQQSGPQKRSRKVVSAKRRPRS from the coding sequence ATGAGCACTCTAAGTCTTCGACTCCCAGAGTCGATCCATCAAAAGCTAGGTGAAGTCGCCGAAAAAGAAGGCGTTTCGATCAATCAGTTGATCAACTCTGCTGTGGCGGAAAAGCTTTCAGCCTTGCTGACTGAAAAATATCTCTCTGAACGGGCTAGCCGCGGTGATCGAAAGGCGTTCGAATCCGTCCTGGCAAAGATTCCCAATGCCCCCGCAGCGCCTGGCGATGAATTGCCGACAACACTTAGCAAGGTGGGCAAACGTCAGCTGGCTAACCAGGTGTTGCAGCAGTCGGGGCCGCAGAAGCGTTCGCGAAAAGTTGTTTCGGCCAAGCGGCGGCCCCGTAGCTGA